Within the Kwoniella pini CBS 10737 chromosome 8, complete sequence genome, the region TGTTTTCATCTCATAGGCCACAATCTATTTAACCAATCTATATAGAGTCACTTCCTTAGTTCCGATATCAAAAGATGTGTAAATCTATCATTGATATAAGTCTAACATTCCATATGGTGATGAAATTGTAGAACGGGAAACGGCTCACAGTATGTAAAAATGCATCTCCTATAACCCAAGTATCCATTCCTTTTAAACTACCAATCTTGGCCCAACAATAACCATCTTGCGAACCTACATCAGCACCTATTAGATATTTGTATTGCAAATCAAATCCCATACCCCCAAATGTAAATGTTAAATTTGGTGGATTGACAGGATTGCAAGGTAATAAATAGCCTTGATctgatgatttaggtgaaggaagatgagaataAATGTTTAGTGCGTCCTGATTAGTTTGTCAATAACAAAGCAATATCCACTAAGCAATGAGAAAAAAGAGataaactcacttcttccggtatatatatgtatgaACTCCTGAAATATCATGCGTTAATTTCGTGCTTATATAATGAGGTGGCAGGATCTTGACTCACCCTGTATCGATAATAACCgtttttgagcttgagaCGCTGTCATTGCCTACTGTCAATGAATCCATCGTGACTTCGTACAAGCTCATCTCGTTTGGTGCTGATTTCAAGGTTACTTTGTGGTTTGCATCGGCATGTTCGCTATTAGCAAATGAAgattatcagctttcatGAAGTTCTGACTTGTCAGTTATTGTTCGCTCACCTGGTAGTCACATCCCCAAAAGTGATCTCGCCTGTAAGATTCATGAGTGGTAGGGATATCAATCGAGCACGTCATGATTGTCATGTCCCTGAGATAAATACTCACTATcgacatcatcatcttccgaAAGGAAACATCCGACAGTTTTAGCTTTGATTAAGCCCAGATCGTACATCGATTTCACTAGTGTAGGTTGACCATCACCATCAGTCTCGCCAGCGAGACCAAGAATGCCACTATTCAATTCGTCAGTATACCCATCGTTACCTTGAGGGTTGGCACTCACCTCAAGACACTGCCAGAAGAAGCGAGAGCCTTGTCTACTGCTGTGACTCCCATTAACCCGACATCAGGTACGGTGTAAGGTCCGATTTGAACAGCTCCATGAGCATAACAACCCTCAGCTGAACCTATACCATAAGTGATATTTTGTGATTCGCAACCATCAGGTACAACTAAAGGCGATATTGTCATTGCTGCATCTTTGCATGTTTGACAAGATGATGTGGGTACCCAAAATGCCGAAGAACCAGTATCGACCTTTATCATGCGTACAAACAATGAGCCAAATGGCGACTCGAAGAAACTTGTAATTTACTTACAATGACAGGAATGTTTATTCCACCAATATTAACATCTATTGTATAAGCCAATCCACCAGTATTATCCAATGTCAAGTCCGAGTCTTCTCCATTCACAGGTCCCGAAGCGGTAGCTGTGTTTGTAGGTGTAGGTGAAGTAGCTGATACAGTTCTTGTCTTAGTTCTAGTTACTTGCGATATAATAACATTTGCAGCTTCATCCGGTTCATTTGAATCGCCTATAGTCGCTAAATTAGTTGGTCCTGATCGAGTTTCAGGATCTATCAAATTGCTTAAAACATCGATAAATTCGTTTTCATCGCTTCGACCACTGTTCTGACGGTTTTTGCCGCGCTTCCTTCCATTTGTCTTGTGTGGATGCATTGGTATATGTATTGCCCTTTCTTCTATGCGACGTTCGAATGCACGTTTCTGTACTTGACGTAAAGGGCCAGATAGGGAAGAGGTGCGATGTTTAGAGAGCTTGAGAGTGGTTGCGGCTAGTGCGAAAGGTGGAAGAAAGGCTAGGACAGAGAGAAGGACAAGGTATATGCGAAACATCTTGAGATTAGGGGGCAGTGAATGGGAATAAGAGAGTGAACACGGTCAGGCCTCATTAAATGAATCAGCAATTAGAGGTTCGCGTGTTCGCCATCGGGAAACAGGATTTGGGAACAATGAAGATCAGAGGACGATGGCGACAAATAAATTCGAAAGGCTATGACAATTGTAATTAGACATGATCGCAAGTGGTCGTCATCGCTACACCAATAGTTGAGAAATGAATTCCATCATCTGCCTTCTTCATCCTGAGCGTGAGAACATTGGAAGCTCTCAAAGGCATTCCCTTTCAAGTTTTGGTATCCTTCCATTCGACACAATTGAAGGTGGACTTAGACTGACCCCTTATCATTAAGTCCTCGCGAGCAGACCATTTTCGATGTTTCAAACGACCATTGAAGGCTTCCTTTCTCAGCTAAATGAGATATTCGGTGCAGCAAGAAATGCATCAGGCTCTTACTGATTACAAAGGCAAGACGATACATCGATTTACATTCGTACGATAACGGCTTGGCAATTTGCGTGGCGAATCAGTGAGTCGAGAGTCCGCGATATTTGGCATCGCATCGCAGTACGCCAAAGGTAATTGACGAAAATTCGCGAGAACATGTGCATTCCAAATGATAAGACTGAGGTCTGCGCATCAAGTCGATTACTCCCACTTATGATGCAGAACGTGGTGGCGCAATCAATCGATCGAATCAGGCCTTTGTCCGAATTCCATCTCAGACGCGCAAGATGATGTGATCCTCCGAATTATGTTTCTCTCAAGTTTTGTTACTACGAATTTCGCGATCACGGTTTGTGGGGCCGAGTGATGATAGCTGTGGGGTGATCGTTGGATAATTCGGAATAAGGGGATGTTGAGTGTTTTCGGCGACTGTCGATTGGCTTAGAGGTGAGAATTCGGAATATTGACACGTGGTTTTTGAATGATAATCTGGAATTTTATTCTTGTCACGCCATCGTCGATTTATTAGGATTCTTGAGTTACATCCATACAGATTTCGActttttgaaagaaaagttGCAATAAACGACTACTTAGCTCTTCATCGGTCCGTTACAATCGTTGACCATCTTATTTGCtacatcaccttctttcttcttttctctgAAGACAGAACACATTCTATCGTGTATAAATCTGCACGTTCACATCATTGTATCATAAAACATTAAACAGGAATCAGACATCCTttcaaaggtgagttgttttccacctccactttcAAGTGTCTTTGCCGCTAACATCTCCGATCTGCTTTACTAGATGCCTTCCTCCCTCCTTTCAGCTATCTCTAGTCTCCCTTCAACCTCCTATCATCATCCCATCGCCACCGTGCCCTCGGGATCTACGAAGCTCAACCCTTACCTTCCTATACCTCAAGCTTCCGGTAGTACAACCGTTCTTTTCACCAATCCCACGTTCCTTCCTTCTATACCATCGGCATCCCTCAAACGAACTGTAGTTCAAGTCATAGATGCCGAGGAAGTCACCACTCCTCGAGCTTCCAAATCGTTATCGTTGATATCGCGATCGGCTCAAGAAGCATATGATCATTCCTTACTTGCCTTGAGATTagctcaagatgaagatgctttAGTATACCACTTCATCGCATCGGGATTAGGAGGATCGGTACAGGAAGTAGAAGACGCGCAATCATGGTTGAGCGGAGATTTAGGATCACCCAATCCAGCCAATGGCCATGCTAATGGAGAGACAGAAGCTGCcgatgaattattatcagCTTATGAAGCTATTTGTTTATCCCTTTTGAAGCTCACCAGACGAGCACAACGATCCTTCGTACATCGAAAAGCCGAATCATCGAGATTGATCGTCAACTTTCTTCCAACTACCCTCGAAGCTGACAACGTCATCGATGTCGTTCTTGCTATTCCAGCTCCCAAAGAGAAGTTGCGATCCTCGCTTACCGGTGTTCAAGAAGTTATAGTTGTTGAAGgaggaaatggaaaatatGGATCTGGATGGGCCTCAGTCGTTGATGCTCTTGAAGGTGCCGATGTCAACATAAAATCAGTTCTAGTCACCGGCAACGTTCCTGCATCGGAACTCACTTCAGCCATTCAAACTTCCGCTCCTATCACCCGATTAGGTAAAACCGCCACCTACTCAatcccttcttcatctgtcGCTATCCCATCTCCCGAGTCTAGCTACACCTCCCTCCTTGAATCTTCTCCTACGCCTTTGGAGATACTCAACGACCCATCTCATCTTGCTGCCAACGAGTCGACTTCGCCTTTATACGCCTTTGGTAAAGCCGTTGCTCTTCGAAAAGAACGAGCAAGACTTATCGAGCTGGCCAAGAAGATACTCAAAGCCTCAAACACCAGAAAAGATGTTCATGAAGCTCTTTCCGCTTGGCTGTTAGTACGAGATGAGCAGGGTGCTGCTAATGCCGGAGAGAAGGTTGCCGAGGTAGTCGGTGCTGGTGCCAGTCCGGACGAGAAGGAACTCGCCCAACTCGGTGCAAACGGTCATTGGGAGAAAAAGTCTCTTTGGATCGTTATCTCCAACTCCTGGGCCGTCGATCTCGCCTCCTCAGGTCTTCACCATGCTCTTGCATCTGGACTCGACATCAACTTACTCGTCTACGAAACCGCTCCTTCTCCATTCTCACCCAATGCGCCTGCTCAACCACCTAAAGAGCGAAAGAAGGATCTTGCATTGTACGCTATGAATATGGGAGACGTCTACGTCGCTTCTGTAGCAATCTACGCAGACTACGCTGGGGTTATCAATGCCATGcgagaagctgaaaattACTCTGGTCCAGGTTTAGTTCTCGCTTACCTGCCATGGGGAGACAAAGAAGATGGGGAGTCCGTTTCTGCTCAAGAGAAAGCTGGTGCTCTCGAAAGATTGAGGGAGACCAAACGAGCCGTTTCCGGTGGATGGTGGCCAATGTTCAGATGGAACCCTTCTTTGGCCGATGAGAAGCGATTCATTCTCGATTCATCACACATCAAAGCTGCCCTTTCCGAATTCCTCGATCGAGAGTCTCACCTTTCTCAACTCACTCTATCTCAACCTGCGATCGACCCCTCAATCACTTCATCAGTCGGTACCGAGCTTGTCGCTGCTCGAAAGGAAAAAGCTAGAAAGGCTTACGATGCCTTGCTTAACTCACTTGATGGTCCTGGACTTCTTGTATTGTACGCTTCTGATGGTGGAAATGCCGAGAAAGTCGCAAAGCGACTTGTGGGTAGAGCCAAGATGCGTGGTGTAGGTGCTTCTCTGAGGGTACTTGATGAGATCGCTCCTTCGATAGTCGATTCCTTGGCTGAGGAGAAGAACGTTCTTATCCTCACCTCTACTGCTGGTCAAGGTGAAGCTCCTCAAAATGGTAGAGAATTCTACAAAGCTTTGAGCAAGACCGCCGCCTCTGACAAGCTCGCCGAGACCAAAGTAACCGTATTCGGTATGGGTGATTCTCACTACTGGCCAAGACCTGAAGATGCGGGATATTACAACAAGCCTGCCAAGGACATCTTCCCCAAGGTAATTGGTTTAGGTTGTGCCGAACTTTGCCCCTTGGGTCTCGGTGACGATTCCGATCCTGACGGGTACATGACCGGATACAAGCCTTTCGAAGCTTCCTTATGGAGAGCTCTCGGAGTTGACAGTGTTGAAGTCGTCgaggagaaggaagaaaCAGTTGCCAACGAACACATCAAGATTGCTTCCGATTACCTCAGAGGTACTATCCTTGAGGGTCTTGAGGATAAGTCCACTGGTGCTATTGGTGCTTCCGACGCTCAATTGACCAAATTTCACGGTACTTACATGCAAGTGAGTAACGCGAGCCAATCGATGTCAAGCAATGTAGCTAACAAATATGACAACAGGATGACCGAGATATTCGAGAATCTCTCAAAGCTCAAGGTCTTGAACCCGCTTACTCCTTCATGATCCGAGTTCGAATGCCTGCTGGTGTTTGTACCGCCGATCAATGGTTACATATGGACCGAATCTCCGATGAGCACGGTAACGGTACATTCAAATTGACTACTCGACAAACCTTCCAATTCCATGGTATCATCAAGAGTCACTTGAAGCCCGCTATGCAAGCCATCAATAGGGGATTACTTGATACCATCGCTGCTTGTGGTGATGTTAACCGAAACGTCCAATGTTGTGTCAACCCTGCTTACTCCAAAACACACAAAGCGGTCTACGACTTCTCCGTTGCTGTCTCCGAACACCTCTTGCCGTCTACCAATGCTTATCACGAGATCTGGCTAGACAAAAAGAAGGTCTATGGAGATGCAGCTCAAGATTTCTCTGCCGATCATGAACCATTATATGGCCCTTACTACTTGCCCCGTAAATTCAAGATCGCCGTCGCTGTGCCACCTGATAACGCTGTAGATGTCTTCACCAATGATGTCGGTTTCATCGCTATTGTGCAAAACGACGAAGTCATCGGTTATAACGTCAGTGTTGGTGGTGGTATGGGTGTCACTCATGGAAACAAGAAGACCTACCCTCGATTGGGTGATGTCTTAGGTTTCCTTAGTCCCGAAGACGGATGTAAGGTTGCTGAATCGATCATGTTGGTACAAAGAGATTACGGAAACCGAGCGGATCGAAAGAATGCTCGATTGAAGTACACTGTGGACCGATTAGGTGTCGCCAAATTCAAGGAATTGGTTGAAGAGCGATGGGGTAAGAAGTTCGCCGAGGCTCGACCATATCAATTCACTTCCAACTTGGACAAGTACGGATGGCACCATGGTCACGATGGAAAATGGCATTTCACCATGTTCATCGAAAACGGTCGTATCGAAGATTCACCTAGACATCAATTCAAGTCTGGTTTACAAGAAATCGCTAAGCACCATAAGGGTACTTTCCGATTGACTGCCAACCAACATTTAATACTTTCCGATGTAGCTACTGAAGATCTTGAGGACATGAAAAGATTATTGAACAAGTGGGGTTTAGATAACATCGATCATTCTGGTGTACGATTGAGTTCTTCAGCATGTGTTGCTTTCCCAACTTGTGGTTTAGCTATGGCTGAATCGGAAAGATACCTGCCATTACTCATTGACAAAGTTGAGAAAATCTGTGAAGAAGCTGGTGTtagaaatgatgatttagttATGAGAATGACTGGTTGTCCTAACGGGTGAGtgattttcatattcacGGCGATGTATAAATGCTGATTCAGATTGATGTTCTTTAGTTGTGCACGACCATGGGCAGCTGAAGTTGCATTTGTTGGTAAAGCACCTGGATCATACATGATGATGCTTGGTGGGAGTCATGATGGAACAAGATTGAATAAACCATTCATTGAATCAGCTACTGAACCTGAAATTTTGGCTGTGCTCAAACCAATGATAAAACGATGGGCActtgaaagaaatgatgGAGAAAGATTTGGTGATTGGACAATAAGAGCTGGATACATTAAACCTACAACACATGGAACGAATTTCTGGGAAAATGGTTTCCCTACTGCTCAACAAGCTACACAAGCTATAACTGcttaaatttgaaaaggtTTTGTTATATAATAAAAAGGTGTCTTTATATAGGtgttttcctttttctgCTTTCAATCTGATATACCAtttctcttcaattttcaaaGCATATGcatattatcaatttgacaTAATTCAATCATGTTCTTTTTATTGTTTCATCAGTTGTTTTCTCTATTCAATTCAGACTCTTCTTCACGTTTATTCGATGTATCACCGAATCCAGGATCAGGAATTAGATATAATATTAAAGTAAGTAAGAATAGAAggataattgaaaaaatggCTAAGCCGAATGTAGCTATGTGATGATCGAGATTAGTAACATGCCTCGAATCAAATTAGTGTTACAATTATACTGCCTTGTAAGTTTGTGAGATTGCTTACTGGATAGCAAATTTACTACACTGGATAGGACTAATGGGTATAGTTATTTTCACTTACTCATAATACTCATCTTTTCAAGAGCAGCGATTTCTAACGATTTTACTTATTTATCGTGTTCTTTGAAATACATTCCAAGATAAGAGCATTTTTCGATATCATACATTGAACACCAATAGTCATAGTACATgtaatcttctttatcctTTCATTTACATGCATTTAAATCTACTACAAAGGATTGAAATctctttcatcaatctAATGGTGTTTAGTTAACGAATGATGCGAAAAATGCCACATCATGTAAAATCAAGGTTGATTGCCACACTTAAAGTAAATGATAAGGATTAACCAATCTAATTAAGCTCGTTGGTCTATCCGCGTTTTCAAAGGATTCATTCGATTTACCAGTAATGCTTTAATCGTCAACAAAAGTTGTTTTTCACTttaaacaaaatcaattattctttaaatatcatcttccttaTACATCTATTCGAAAATGCCAGCTTTCATTAGACGATCTCAAATTGTAAGTCTTAGATTCTTTAGATCATAATCAAGTGATAAAAtctgatattgataattcgaTAGGGTCTTGCTGGTTTGACACCTGAGTAAGTTATTTACGatctgaagaaagatgagtTGGATATATGGGAAGAGGATTGAACGTGTTTAAGGCGTTATGAGGGATGAAGCGTACTTGAGAAAGCATGGATTTGAgtagaattagaaatgcTGATTTATTTATGACTTATTCCTTTTATCATTGCTGTTATTCGATCAAATCACTTTAACCTCAATCGCATCGACTTGGACAAACAAAATTCAAACAAAATTCATTCCTCATACTTCTCTTTCGCAACCCTACTGGGAAATCTAAATGCACGGCAATTACCACACGATGAAACACTCGATCCtgaatattttgatttactATACACCAAACTCGTTGGAACCGGCATAATAGACGACTTAGAGGATGGACAACTCCTCTCATGTTTTGGGGTGTTGCTGCTGGTGGAGCCGTCTCTCTCTTCTTATCTGATGTGCCGCTTTTCAGAAAGGATGTTTTGATTAAAGTGCCAGTGGTAAGTCCATTCGTCTTCACATGAATCTACTGTCGTTACGGCGGAAAAATGGAAGGTGCACCAAAGTGGAAAGGATTGTCAAGTCCAGGAACCTGATGgatatttttgatattctcAAAAAGAAGGGACTTTGCTGATCTTGTCTGCTATGAACAGGTCGGAAACTACTTTGTCGGTAGGTCCGCTTTCatataatttcttttgaccCGTATAAATCGCATGCTAATCTTTTCATGATCTTATCTCATCTCTTCCAACTCACTTCTACGTCGACATTACTATTCAAATCATTGAACAAAGACAAAACACCTGATTCTGATAAACCTTTCTAAGCTGGATTCTTTGTGTAGGAGGCGATTGATGGGAAGAGTGGATTTTTTCAATCAGTACGATAGATGTAGATTTGAGCATCTTTTGCATGAACTTTTGATATTCTCATGTTTTTCCTCAGTACGCTTGACCAAAGATGTCTGATCATCATACTTGATATTCATAATTTCACCTCTCATCGTGATCATCTTGAGATGTCAGAAGGGGTAGATCTAAGTGGGCAGCGCCACTGGTTGAAAAGCCGGGATGTTCCGATGGTAATGGTCGAGTCCTCGTGGTTTATGTCATGGTTTACAAAGTGGTTAACTTGAATAGATAATTATTGTATAACCCGCCACGGATACAACGTCACTCTTTAGGTTATTGTTTCAATCCCATCGTCACCACCATTCATCTCCTTCCTCATAACACATAATAATATTGGCtaataatcaataattcaactatcagtcatcatcaatttcatctacCTTTTGATTGCATCACTTCCATATACGAAACATCTGGACATTACTATATCACTACATACGTGAGTGATACTCCTAGTCGAGTCTTGAAACGCGAAGGTGTGTTAGTGGATAGATTGTACAAGGTTCAAGGCAAGATAAACGGCGGCGCGTGCGAGGACATGCCCGATGGTCGTTTCTCACGATATCGAAGCTGTAATGTGAGAAGATAGTATactgatgatttgatttgcCTCATATTACTCCGCCCTATATATCGCCTGGCTACATATTCGCATTCATACGAAACATTATCACTACAAACACATCAATACATTCGCCGCCAACGAAATGAACATTCGGCGCGTTTCTCATCATATGACAATACCGCTTTCGAACCACCTCGGCTTCGTGATCTACTCTAATCAACTATCActtcttcattcaaatGTATAACACCCTGTTGACGAATTTGGCGGTGCGTCATATCTATGAATCATCCATATTTGATGGAATTTTTTGGAACTTTGGGATGATAGAAGGAATTAGTATCtgaataatttaatatatcatcatgTCGGCTCCAGAATACGATTATCTcttcaaggtgagttcgTCGTTCAAGAACACCAAGATTTTTCAGACATCAATCCTTGATATCCCGACTGAATACAAAATTTTGTTGGTTTTGTGGAAAATGCCAATTTGAGAATAATGCTGATTTTCTCAAAAACATAGCTCCTCCTTATCGGTGATTCAGGTGTAGGGAAATCTTGTTTACTTCTTCGATTTGCCGATGACACTTATACCGAATCTTATATTTCAACTATCGGAGTGAGTTGCTTTTCTACCTATTACCTCATTTTTCGGGATTTTGGCATTTTGGTGTATATTTCTTGGAGATTCGAAAGGCGTGTATTGAAATGGGGaagaaaactcacttggGTGTCACGTGTGGTACGAAGGACTATACGTATTCTGTGATCATTGGCGGAATGAATTAGATCTGGTCAAAGGTGTAACGGAGATGTTGATGGGAATTTGATGGGAATTGCATCGCGCATACGTCTGACAACGACAGGCGATCAAGGCGCAACATCTATCACAGTAtttgaattggatttttTGTTTGGACTGCGCATAGAATTTGCTTAGTGGGGAACTCTGTGTAGATTGGCGGGACGGGATGATCCGTGagaaacaaatcaaaaacaCACCCCATgatcttttcatcatcttatTCGTCTTTTCGTTGCACTCCATACAAGATTGGCAGGTATAAAAGGCGTCTCTTTCGCGATCCCCTttctctcttttcttttgttttccATCTTTTATAATTACTTGCAAAATGCTACAAACACCGTGTTTCACTTCACCCTCCACGCTCATTGCTATCCTATATGTCATTCGACCACATCATGTTTGCCACCCGCTTACACTAGTTACATCTAGGTTGACTTCAAGATCAGAACCATCGAGCTCGAAGGAAAGACTGTGAAACTCCAAATCGTGCGTATATCTTCCAACAGGTTACGCACTCAGCATGTTAGACACATAAGCATAAGAGCTGACGGTTTCTTTTCGCATATTCTCTTTCGATTTTTCTTCgacaatatcaaatcaccCGCTTTTACCGACTCTTTGGACCCTATTCTGCTCATAACACCTAAAATCTGATCCCTTgaacttcatcaaatatccTCAAACCTGAACTTTCGGGTCTGCTCtataaaattgaatatacTTGAACATTTACGATGCCTCAACCGCCATTTCGCTCCTATTCGGTCTTTGTCTCCGCATATCCTCAACGGACATCGCTTCCAATCGTCTTCGATCATCTGGATCCAATCATCCTATTTGCAATTGCACGGGGGTTGTTTTCGTTTGACGTACGTCGCCTTTCCTCCTTGTCTTCCGATTCTGTGTGCTGCTCTCGATATGGGTCTGCGTACTGTTTCAATTCTCCTGGATTTGCTTTCTCCTTGGCCTCTTCTGTTCTGCACTTTCGCCTTTGACGTATGCGCGGCATTAATATCACCTGAACATCAATATTCCCAAAATCCGGCGGTATCTTGttccaccaaattcaaaccTTTTACACTGGTCGCTCGGTATAATGCGGATCTACTTCTGCCTCTGTCCCACGGATTATAACCTGAATCTCAATTTCCGGCCTGCGCTCATCTGGTCTCCCCTTTTCGGCCTGCTTGTCGCTCCGCTTCAACTCCACTGTTCCCGTTCGTCGGTGTCAAACGGTTGATCTTCCAAAACCAAAACATTAAATTGTATGCTGTGCCTTTCATCCTTCCGCTTCACACGGCTGCGGTGTCTTGTGTCATTGCATGGAAATGGACTTGCACTATTTACTGCAACATACGATACTCAACAACTGCAACTTGGgatttcaaattatcaataactTTTCCGTTCGAAAATGCTTTCATCCATCATGTGTACAACTGAATTGGCACACATCGGACACGTACAACTGAAACACCGGTCTGG harbors:
- a CDS encoding sulfite reductase (NADPH) hemoprotein, beta-component — translated: MPSSLLSAISSLPSTSYHHPIATVPSGSTKLNPYLPIPQASGSTTVLFTNPTFLPSIPSASLKRTVVQVIDAEEVTTPRASKSLSLISRSAQEAYDHSLLALRLAQDEDALVYHFIASGLGGSVQEVEDAQSWLSGDLGSPNPANGHANGETEAADELLSAYEAICLSLLKLTRRAQRSFVHRKAESSRLIVNFLPTTLEADNVIDVVLAIPAPKEKLRSSLTGVQEVIVVEGGNGKYGSGWASVVDALEGADVNIKSVLVTGNVPASELTSAIQTSAPITRLGKTATYSIPSSSVAIPSPESSYTSLLESSPTPLEILNDPSHLAANESTSPLYAFGKAVALRKERARLIELAKKILKASNTRKDVHEALSAWLLVRDEQGAANAGEKVAEVVGAGASPDEKELAQLGANGHWEKKSLWIVISNSWAVDLASSGLHHALASGLDINLLVYETAPSPFSPNAPAQPPKERKKDLALYAMNMGDVYVASVAIYADYAGVINAMREAENYSGPGLVLAYLPWGDKEDGESVSAQEKAGALERLRETKRAVSGGWWPMFRWNPSLADEKRFILDSSHIKAALSEFLDRESHLSQLTLSQPAIDPSITSSVGTELVAARKEKARKAYDALLNSLDGPGLLVLYASDGGNAEKVAKRLVGRAKMRGVGASLRVLDEIAPSIVDSLAEEKNVLILTSTAGQGEAPQNGREFYKALSKTAASDKLAETKVTVFGMGDSHYWPRPEDAGYYNKPAKDIFPKVIGLGCAELCPLGLGDDSDPDGYMTGYKPFEASLWRALGVDSVEVVEEKEETVANEHIKIASDYLRGTILEGLEDKSTGAIGASDAQLTKFHGTYMQDDRDIRESLKAQGLEPAYSFMIRVRMPAGVCTADQWLHMDRISDEHGNGTFKLTTRQTFQFHGIIKSHLKPAMQAINRGLLDTIAACGDVNRNVQCCVNPAYSKTHKAVYDFSVAVSEHLLPSTNAYHEIWLDKKKVYGDAAQDFSADHEPLYGPYYLPRKFKIAVAVPPDNAVDVFTNDVGFIAIVQNDEVIGYNVSVGGGMGVTHGNKKTYPRLGDVLGFLSPEDGCKVAESIMLVQRDYGNRADRKNARLKYTVDRLGVAKFKELVEERWGKKFAEARPYQFTSNLDKYGWHHGHDGKWHFTMFIENGRIEDSPRHQFKSGLQEIAKHHKGTFRLTANQHLILSDVATEDLEDMKRLLNKWGLDNIDHSGVRLSSSACVAFPTCGLAMAESERYLPLLIDKVEKICEEAGVRNDDLVMRMTGCPNGCARPWAAEVAFVGKAPGSYMMMLGGSHDGTRLNKPFIESATEPEILAVLKPMIKRWALERNDGERFGDWTIRAGYIKPTTHGTNFWENGFPTAQQATQAITA